A single region of the Nicotiana sylvestris chromosome 6, ASM39365v2, whole genome shotgun sequence genome encodes:
- the LOC104243454 gene encoding protein-tyrosine-phosphatase PTP1-like, producing MDTAGKPLSPSASKPFDFCDDSVPKRVVLSPDQQRYCLEALKVFKDKRFSAPEKIRQEFMILQATRMRASEMKTRCSVALDSVNISKNRYTDVLPFDNNRVVLDPCKDYRPSASGYINASFIKISENLSQFIATQGPLPLTFEDFWEMIIQHRCPVIVMLTQLVDNYKTVKCGDYFQADGGPRRFGNICIVTKWIKTSQTSLILRCLEVNHIESKEPPLCVLHIQYPDWPDHGVPKDTLAVREILKQTSSVPPSLGPIVVHCSAGIGRTGTYCAIHNTIQRIMVGDMSALDLVNTITVFRSQRIGMVQTMEQYLFCYDAIIDELEDLISDTNAEESS from the exons ATGGATACCGCCGGTAAACCCCTGTCGCCGTCGGCCTCTAAGCCTTTTGATTTCTGCGACGATTCGGTTCCGAAGAGAGTGGTTCTATCGCCTGATCAGCAGCGTTATTGCTTGGAAGCACTCAAAGTCTTTAAGGACAAGCGGTTTTCTGCTCCCGAAAAAATCCGCCAAGAGTTCATGATTTTGCAg GCAACTAGGATGAGAGCTTCAGAAATGAAGACTAGATGCTCAGTGGCTTTGGATAGCGTAAACATTAGTAAAAATCGATACACTGATGTTTTGCCAT TTGACAATAACAGGGTTGTTTTGGACCCATGTAAAGACTATAGGCCATCAGCTAGTGGATATATAAATGCAAGCTTCATTAAG ATATCTGAAAACTTGTCTCAGTTTATTGCAACACAAGGGCCGCTACCGCTCACTTTTGAAGACTTCTGGGAAATGATAATCCAGCATCGCTGTCCTGTGATTGTGATGCTTACCCAATTGGTTGATAATTACAAG ACGGTGAAGTGTGGGGATTATTTTCAGGCAGATGGTGGTCCTAGAAGATTTGGCAATATATGTATTGTCACGAAGTGGATAAAGACGAGTCAGACTTCATTGATTTTGCGATGTCTGGAGGTGAATCATATTGAG TCAAAAGAACCACCTTTGTGTGTTTTACACATTCAATATCCCGACTGGCCCGACCATGGAGTTCCAAAGGACACTCTTGCTGTTCGTGAAATACTGAAACAAACATCTAGTGTCCCACCCAGTCTTGGACCAATTGTAGTCCACTGCAG TGCAGGTATTGGTAGGACTGGTACGTACTGTGCTATCCATAACACCATCCAAAGAATAATGGTTGGAGATATGTCTGCTCTAGATCTTGTTAATACGATAACTGTTTTTAGGTCTCAGCGAATTGGGATGGTGCAGACCATG GAGCAATACCTCTTTTGCTATGATGCCATTATTGATGAACTTGAAGACCTCATTTCAGATACTAATGCAGAAGAGAGTTCATAA
- the LOC104243453 gene encoding F-box protein CPR1-like, whose product MSDQTTTILNLPLSILENILSNLSPKTVFICRSVCKSWLNLISLPEFSKLHLSKSPDNLFIYFSQSSWSELPSTSVFKFINFDDTPHYHNLIYEPNLDLDMKPNFPDAGFSLVGSIHGFVCLFHMHCDSGLDDVYIFNPTTREYITLPEVKGLRKYPNLVTYGFGLDPVRMEYKVVRIYQVETRDPEKRSYYTSEVQVYTLGTGSWRSIGNVKLCFGCRYFGVYLNGKLHWLVGDVDGNESICFIDMQDESSHTFSTAPGFSKENCPNLLNLGVLGNHLCICDNNAESHLDVWVMKEYGVTSSWSKEIVINITPEWNWICYQMIQVLKVFQDGEILFQWWEDVLFTYHPEKKTLTKIEYFRGNFCNFWASTHISNLLSLKNFGTEVVHTL is encoded by the coding sequence ATGAGTGATCAAACAACAACCATTCTGAATCTACCACTCTCAATCTTGGAAAATATTCTCTCAAACCTATCACCAAAAACAGTTTTCATTTGCAGGAGTGTTTGCAAGTCTTGGTTAAACCTAATTTCACTCCCTGAATTTTCCAAACTTCATCTCTCAAAATCCCCTGATAATCTCTTTATCTACTTTTCTCAGAGTTCCTGGAGTGAACTTCCCTCAACAAGTGTTTTCAAGTTTATAAATTTTGATGATACACCTCATTATCATAATCTCATTTATGAACCAAATCTTGACCTCGACATGAAACCCAACTTTCCAGATGCTGGTTTCTCTTTAGTTGGCTCAATCCATGGTTTTGTTTGCCTATTTCATATGCACTGTGACAGTGGTCTTGACGATGTTTATATTTTCAATCCAACTACTCGAGAGTATATCACTCTTCCTGAGGTTAAAGGTCTCAGAAAGTACCCAAATTTAGTCACTTATGGCTTTGGGTTAGATCCAGTGAGAATGGAATACAAAGTGGTAAGAATTTATCAAGTAGAAACTCGTGATCCTGAAAAAAGATCATATTACACGTCGGAAGTTCAAGTGTACACTCTTGGGACAGGATCTTGGAGAAGTATAGGCAATGTCAAGCTATGTTTTGGATGTCGTTATTTTGGGGTATATTTGAATGGAAAGCTTCATTGGTTGGTTGGAGATGTTGATGGAAATGAGTCAATATGTTTCATTGATATGCAGGATGAGTCATCTCACACCTTTTCCACTGCTCCTGGATTTAGCAAAGAAAACTGCCCTAATCTTCTAAATCTTGGAGTATTGGGAAATCATCTTTGCATATGTGACAATAACGCAGAAAGTCATCTTGATGTATGGGTGATGAAGGAATATGGAGTGACAAGTTCTTGGAGCAAAGAAATTGTCATAAACATAACCCCAGAATGGAATTGGATTTGCTACCAAATGATACAAGTCTTGAAAGTTTTCCAAGATGGAGAGATCTTGTTTCAGTGGTGGGAAGATGTCTTGTTTACATATCATCCTGAGAAgaaaactttgaccaaaatagaGTATTTTAGAGGTAACTTCTGTAATTTCTGGGCCTCTACTCACATCTCAAACTTACTTTCACTCAAGAATTTTGGCACGGAAGTTGTCCACACTTTGTAA
- the LOC104243452 gene encoding psbP domain-containing protein 6, chloroplastic has translation MDKSGNPNHLITTPPGVSPHTHTHTQMALSSVKPFSSIFSNSNPPLFTSAKTQQSLKKNNIDLYLSRRDLMNVGLCVMPLVLSPPPPPSIAREVAVGSYLPPSPTDTSFVLFKATPKDTPALRAGNVQPYTFILPPTWKQTRVANILSGNYCQPKCAEPWVEVKFEDEKQGKVQVVASPLIRLTNKPNATIEDIGTPEKVIASLGPFVTGNTLDPDELLETSIEKRGDLTYYKYVLETPYALTGSHNLAKATAKGNTVVLFVVSANDKQWSSSQKTLEAILDSFEV, from the exons ATGGATAAAAGCGGGAACCCCAACCACCTAATAACCACTCCCCCAGGCGTTTCTccacacactcacacacacacacaaatggCGCTTTCTTCAGTGAAGCCATTCTCCTCCATCTTCTCAAATTCAAATCCACCATTATTCACATCTGCTAAAACCCAgcaaagtttgaagaaaaacaaCATAGACCTATACCTATCAAGAAGAGATTTGATGAATGTTGGACTTTGTGTAATGCCACTGGTCTTATCCCCTCCTCCTCCGCCTTCCATTGCTCGAGAAGTTGCAGTTGGTTCTTACCTGCCTCCTTCTCCTACTGATACTTCTTTTGTTCTCTTCAAAGCCACTCCAAAAGACACTCCTGCTCTTCGTGCCG GAAATGTGCAGCCTTACACGTTTATTCTTCCTCCAACCTGGAAACAAACTCGTGTAGCTAACATATTATCTGGAAATTATTGCCAACCCAAATGTGCAGAGCCGTGGGTGGAGGTGAAGTTTGAAGATGAAAAACAGGGTAAAGTTCAAGTGGTGGCTTCTCCTTTGATCCGTCTCACAAACAAACCTAATGCAACTATTGAAGACATTGGGACCCCTGAGAAAGTCATTGCTTCTCTTGGTCCTTTTGTCACAGGAAACACATTGGATCCAGATGAACTCCTTGAGACTTCTATAGAGAAACGTGGTGATCTAACG TATTACAAGTACGTTCTTGAAACTCCATATGCCCTTACTGGATCGCACAACCTAGCAAAGGCAACGGCTAAGGGAAATACTGTCGTCCTCTTTGTGGTCAGTGCCAATGACAAACAGTGGTCTTCATCACAGAAAACTCTAGAGGCTATTCTTGATTCCTTTGAAGTGTAG